From a region of the Cyclopterus lumpus isolate fCycLum1 chromosome 5, fCycLum1.pri, whole genome shotgun sequence genome:
- the LOC117730598 gene encoding RNA-binding protein 5-like isoform X1, producing MGADKRISRTERSGRYGSEQPRDESDWRDRRERDQERDHNMRRWGEERRSDRFEGDRRGPRDSPEQRERKRRNSDRSEDGYHSDGDYPDQDYRREPGDEKKSKTIMLWGLSPHVTEDHICFAIDQLEGPQPVDVRLMKKKTGISRGFAFVDFYHLQDATRWMETNQKRLTIQGKSVDMHYSHPRNKYEDWLCNTCGLYNFRRRLKCFRCGAAKADSENCNNTGVSETHPNGDFYGDTIILRNVAPLATVDAILTSLAPYANLSSNNIRLIKDKQTGQNRGFAFVQLSSPLEASQLLTILQGLQPPLKLDGKTIGVDYAKSARKDLLLPDGNRVSAFSVASTAIAAAQWSSSQPKQSSDGMSEYSYLQEGYMPMSQDYQAYYQQAAAASTSQGNGILGAAPGVKIVPAGVVIAQGAQVYQAHIIGQPAVQVLSLAQQLEARAHTGHLSGLDAASVPVGFGAAASTLTASGQTADTSAVPDTSTYQYDESSGFYYDPQTGLYYDPNTHYYYNSQTQQYLYWDSEKQTYVPASTDTNAALNDNAAAGSKESKEGKEKKEKPKSKTAQQIAKDMERWAKSLNKHKENFRGGFQPVSQEERKEAAAADAGYILFEKKQAGSLERLMPEVPRGPEEEPPTSSVNTSKCGLVAAYSGDSDPEEGVADSDCGDGVQDKLTDWSKLACLLCRRQFPNKESLIRHQQLSDLHKKNMEVFHRSKLTEAELEELERKETELKYRDRAAERREKYGIPEPPAPKKKKFSQPAPVINYEQPTKDGLNSDNIGNKMLQAMGWKEGKGLGRNQQGITAPIEAQLRTKGAGLGTKGTNYSLSASDTYKDAVRKAMFARFTELE from the exons ATGGGAGCTGATAAAAG GATTAGCCGGACAGAACGTAGCGGTAGATATGGTTCTGAACAACCACGCGATGAATCAGATTGgcgagacagaagagagagagaccaggagCGTGATCACAACATGCGCCGCTGGGGCGAAGAGAGACGCAGTGATCGTTTTGAAGGAGATCGTCGAGGACCTAGAGACAGTCCAGAG cAAAGAGAAAGGAAACGACGTAATAGTGATAGATCAGAAGATGGTTATCACTCCGATGGCGACTACCCAGATCAGGATTACAGAAGAGAGCCTGGGGACGAGAAGAAAAGCAAAACCATCATGCTCTGgggtctgtctcctcatgtcacTGAAGACCAT ATTTGTTTTGCCATAGACCAGTTGGAAGGACCGCAGCCAGTGGATGTCAGgctgatgaaaaagaaaacag GTATAAGCCGTGGTTTCGCCTTCGTGGACTTTTATCACTTGCAAGATGCTACCCGATGGATGGAGACCAATCAG AAACGTCTGACCATCCAAGGCAAAAGCGTGGACATGCACTACAGCCATCCCAGAAACAAGTATGAAGACTGGCTCTGCAACACT TGTGGCCTGTACAATTTCCGGAGGAGGCTGAAGTGCTTCAGGTGTGGAGCAGCCAAAGCCG ATAGTGAAAACTGCAATAATACTGGAGTCTCTGAAACTCACCCCAACGGAGATTTCTATGGAGACA CGATCATCTTGAGAAATGTTGCTCCTCTGGCCACCGTGGACGCCATCTTGACATCCCTAGCACCATATGCTAATCTTTCATCAAACAACATTCGCCTCATTAAGGACAAGCAGACAGGCCAGAACAGAGGTTTTGCCTTTGTACAGTTGTCCTCTCCTCTG GAGGCCTCTCAGCTGCTAACCATCTTACAGGGACTGCAGCCACCTCTAAAACTGGATGGAAAAACAATTGGTGTGGATTATGCTAAGAGTGCTAGAAA GGACCTTTTACTACCTGATGGGAATCGTGTCAGTGCCTTCTCTGTGGCCAGCACAGCCATTGCTGCAGCCCAGTGGTCTTCAAGTCAG CCAAAGCAGAGCTCAGACGGAATGTCAGAGTACAGCTACCTACAAGAAGGCTATATGCCAATGTCACAG GACTACCAGGCGTACTACCAGCAAGCGGCAGCAGCCAGCACCTCCCAGGGAAATGGGATACTAGGAG CGGCCCCAGGTGTAAAGATTGTTCCAGCTGGAGTAGTTATCGCACAGGGCGCACAAGTCTACCAAGCCCATATAATCGGTCAACCTGCTGTTCAG GTATTGTCACTCGCCCAGCAGTTGGAAGCAAGAGCGCACACGGGACATCTTTCAGGCCTTGATGCTGCATCTGTGCCTGTTGGATTTGGAGCTGCTGCCAGTACATTAACAGCCTCAGGACAGACAGCTGACACCAGTGCTG TTCCTGACACTTCCACCTACCAGTATGATGAGTCCTCTGGCTTCTATTATGATCCTCAAACTGGCCTCTACTATGACCCAAACACTCAT TATTACTACAACTCTCAGACCCAGCAGTATCTGTACTGGGACAGTGAGAAACAGACGTACGTACCTGCCTCAACAGACACAAATGCTGCACTAAATGATAatgcagcagcaggcagcaaaGAATCaaaagagggaaaggaaaaaaaagaaaagcctaaAAGCAAGACTGCTCAACAG ATTGCTAAAGACATGGAACGGTGGGCTAAAAGTCTCAACAAGCACAAAGAGAACTTCAGGGGTGGCTTTCAGCCTGTTAGtcaagaagagaggaaggaggcagcAGCTGCTGATGCTGGCTACATACTGTTTGAAAAGAAG cAGGCAGGCAGTCTAGAGAGACTCATGCCAGAGGTGCCAAGAGGCCCAGAGGAGGAGCCACCAACCAGCTCAGTCAACACTTCAAAG TGTGGTCTTGTGGCAGCCTACAGTGGAGACAGTGACCCCGAGGAAGGGGTAGCAGATTCTGATTGTGGTGATGGAGTCCAGGACAAGCTGACAGACTGGTCAAAGTTGGCCTGCTTGCTGTGTAGGAGACAGTTTCCCAACAAAGAAAGTCTAATTCGACATCAGCAGCTCTCTGACCTTCACAAG AAAAACATGGAGGTTTTCCACAGATCCAAACTGACCGAAGCAGAACTGGAAGAgttggagagaaaagaaactgaG CTAAAATATAGAGACCGTGCggctgagaggagagaaaaatatGGCATCCCCGAACCGCCAGCacccaaaaagaagaagttcAGCCAACCAGCACCTGTCAT tAACTATGAACAGCCCACTAAAGACGGCCTCAACAGTGACAATATTGGGAACAAAATGCTGCAGGCTATGGGATGGAAGGAGGGTAAAGGCCTCGGTCGCAACCAGCAGGGAATCACTGCACCAATTGAG GCACAGTTGAGAACAAAAGGAGCTGGACTTGGTACTAAAGGCACCAACTATTCCCTCTCTGCTTCGGACACGTACAAAGACGCAGTACGCAAAGCCATGTTTGCTCGCTTCACTGAATTGGAATGA
- the LOC117730598 gene encoding RNA-binding protein 5-like isoform X3 has product MRRWGEERRSDRFEGDRRGPRDSPEQRERKRRNSDRSEDGYHSDGDYPDQDYRREPGDEKKSKTIMLWGLSPHVTEDHICFAIDQLEGPQPVDVRLMKKKTGISRGFAFVDFYHLQDATRWMETNQKRLTIQGKSVDMHYSHPRNKYEDWLCNTCGLYNFRRRLKCFRCGAAKADSENCNNTGVSETHPNGDFYGDTIILRNVAPLATVDAILTSLAPYANLSSNNIRLIKDKQTGQNRGFAFVQLSSPLEASQLLTILQGLQPPLKLDGKTIGVDYAKSARKDLLLPDGNRVSAFSVASTAIAAAQWSSSQPKQSSDGMSEYSYLQEGYMPMSQDYQAYYQQAAAASTSQGNGILGAAPGVKIVPAGVVIAQGAQVYQAHIIGQPAVQVLSLAQQLEARAHTGHLSGLDAASVPVGFGAAASTLTASGQTADTSAVPDTSTYQYDESSGFYYDPQTGLYYDPNTHYYYNSQTQQYLYWDSEKQTYVPASTDTNAALNDNAAAGSKESKEGKEKKEKPKSKTAQQIAKDMERWAKSLNKHKENFRGGFQPVSQEERKEAAAADAGYILFEKKQAGSLERLMPEVPRGPEEEPPTSSVNTSKCGLVAAYSGDSDPEEGVADSDCGDGVQDKLTDWSKLACLLCRRQFPNKESLIRHQQLSDLHKKNMEVFHRSKLTEAELEELERKETELKYRDRAAERREKYGIPEPPAPKKKKFSQPAPVINYEQPTKDGLNSDNIGNKMLQAMGWKEGKGLGRNQQGITAPIEAQLRTKGAGLGTKGTNYSLSASDTYKDAVRKAMFARFTELE; this is encoded by the exons ATGCGCCGCTGGGGCGAAGAGAGACGCAGTGATCGTTTTGAAGGAGATCGTCGAGGACCTAGAGACAGTCCAGAG cAAAGAGAAAGGAAACGACGTAATAGTGATAGATCAGAAGATGGTTATCACTCCGATGGCGACTACCCAGATCAGGATTACAGAAGAGAGCCTGGGGACGAGAAGAAAAGCAAAACCATCATGCTCTGgggtctgtctcctcatgtcacTGAAGACCAT ATTTGTTTTGCCATAGACCAGTTGGAAGGACCGCAGCCAGTGGATGTCAGgctgatgaaaaagaaaacag GTATAAGCCGTGGTTTCGCCTTCGTGGACTTTTATCACTTGCAAGATGCTACCCGATGGATGGAGACCAATCAG AAACGTCTGACCATCCAAGGCAAAAGCGTGGACATGCACTACAGCCATCCCAGAAACAAGTATGAAGACTGGCTCTGCAACACT TGTGGCCTGTACAATTTCCGGAGGAGGCTGAAGTGCTTCAGGTGTGGAGCAGCCAAAGCCG ATAGTGAAAACTGCAATAATACTGGAGTCTCTGAAACTCACCCCAACGGAGATTTCTATGGAGACA CGATCATCTTGAGAAATGTTGCTCCTCTGGCCACCGTGGACGCCATCTTGACATCCCTAGCACCATATGCTAATCTTTCATCAAACAACATTCGCCTCATTAAGGACAAGCAGACAGGCCAGAACAGAGGTTTTGCCTTTGTACAGTTGTCCTCTCCTCTG GAGGCCTCTCAGCTGCTAACCATCTTACAGGGACTGCAGCCACCTCTAAAACTGGATGGAAAAACAATTGGTGTGGATTATGCTAAGAGTGCTAGAAA GGACCTTTTACTACCTGATGGGAATCGTGTCAGTGCCTTCTCTGTGGCCAGCACAGCCATTGCTGCAGCCCAGTGGTCTTCAAGTCAG CCAAAGCAGAGCTCAGACGGAATGTCAGAGTACAGCTACCTACAAGAAGGCTATATGCCAATGTCACAG GACTACCAGGCGTACTACCAGCAAGCGGCAGCAGCCAGCACCTCCCAGGGAAATGGGATACTAGGAG CGGCCCCAGGTGTAAAGATTGTTCCAGCTGGAGTAGTTATCGCACAGGGCGCACAAGTCTACCAAGCCCATATAATCGGTCAACCTGCTGTTCAG GTATTGTCACTCGCCCAGCAGTTGGAAGCAAGAGCGCACACGGGACATCTTTCAGGCCTTGATGCTGCATCTGTGCCTGTTGGATTTGGAGCTGCTGCCAGTACATTAACAGCCTCAGGACAGACAGCTGACACCAGTGCTG TTCCTGACACTTCCACCTACCAGTATGATGAGTCCTCTGGCTTCTATTATGATCCTCAAACTGGCCTCTACTATGACCCAAACACTCAT TATTACTACAACTCTCAGACCCAGCAGTATCTGTACTGGGACAGTGAGAAACAGACGTACGTACCTGCCTCAACAGACACAAATGCTGCACTAAATGATAatgcagcagcaggcagcaaaGAATCaaaagagggaaaggaaaaaaaagaaaagcctaaAAGCAAGACTGCTCAACAG ATTGCTAAAGACATGGAACGGTGGGCTAAAAGTCTCAACAAGCACAAAGAGAACTTCAGGGGTGGCTTTCAGCCTGTTAGtcaagaagagaggaaggaggcagcAGCTGCTGATGCTGGCTACATACTGTTTGAAAAGAAG cAGGCAGGCAGTCTAGAGAGACTCATGCCAGAGGTGCCAAGAGGCCCAGAGGAGGAGCCACCAACCAGCTCAGTCAACACTTCAAAG TGTGGTCTTGTGGCAGCCTACAGTGGAGACAGTGACCCCGAGGAAGGGGTAGCAGATTCTGATTGTGGTGATGGAGTCCAGGACAAGCTGACAGACTGGTCAAAGTTGGCCTGCTTGCTGTGTAGGAGACAGTTTCCCAACAAAGAAAGTCTAATTCGACATCAGCAGCTCTCTGACCTTCACAAG AAAAACATGGAGGTTTTCCACAGATCCAAACTGACCGAAGCAGAACTGGAAGAgttggagagaaaagaaactgaG CTAAAATATAGAGACCGTGCggctgagaggagagaaaaatatGGCATCCCCGAACCGCCAGCacccaaaaagaagaagttcAGCCAACCAGCACCTGTCAT tAACTATGAACAGCCCACTAAAGACGGCCTCAACAGTGACAATATTGGGAACAAAATGCTGCAGGCTATGGGATGGAAGGAGGGTAAAGGCCTCGGTCGCAACCAGCAGGGAATCACTGCACCAATTGAG GCACAGTTGAGAACAAAAGGAGCTGGACTTGGTACTAAAGGCACCAACTATTCCCTCTCTGCTTCGGACACGTACAAAGACGCAGTACGCAAAGCCATGTTTGCTCGCTTCACTGAATTGGAATGA
- the LOC117730598 gene encoding RNA-binding protein 5-B-like isoform X2, which produces MGADKRISRTERSGRYGSEQPRDESDWRDRRERDQERDHNMRRWGEERRSDRFEGDRRGPRDSPEQRERKRRNSDRSEDGYHSDGDYPDQDYRREPGDEKKSKTIMLWGLSPHVTEDHICFAIDQLEGPQPVDVRLMKKKTGISRGFAFVDFYHLQDATRWMETNQKRLTIQGKSVDMHYSHPRNKYEDWLCNTCGLYNFRRRLKCFRCGAAKADSENCNNTGVSETHPNGDFYGDTIILRNVAPLATVDAILTSLAPYANLSSNNIRLIKDKQTGQNRGFAFVQLSSPLEASQLLTILQGLQPPLKLDGKTIGVDYAKSARKDLLLPDGNRVSAFSVASTAIAAAQWSSSQPKQSSDGMSEYSYLQEGYMPMSQDYQAYYQQAAAASTSQGNGILGAAPGVKIVPAGVVIAQGAQVYQAHIIGQPAVQVLSLAQQLEARAHTGHLSGLDAASVPVGFGAAASTLTASGQTADTSAVPDTSTYQYDESSGFYYDPQTGLYYDPNTHYYYNSQTQQYLYWDSEKQTYVPASTDTNAALNDNAAAGSKESKEGKEKKEKPKSKTAQQIAKDMERWAKSLNKHKENFRGGFQPVSQEERKEAAAADAGYILFEKKAGSLERLMPEVPRGPEEEPPTSSVNTSKCGLVAAYSGDSDPEEGVADSDCGDGVQDKLTDWSKLACLLCRRQFPNKESLIRHQQLSDLHKKNMEVFHRSKLTEAELEELERKETELKYRDRAAERREKYGIPEPPAPKKKKFSQPAPVINYEQPTKDGLNSDNIGNKMLQAMGWKEGKGLGRNQQGITAPIEAQLRTKGAGLGTKGTNYSLSASDTYKDAVRKAMFARFTELE; this is translated from the exons ATGGGAGCTGATAAAAG GATTAGCCGGACAGAACGTAGCGGTAGATATGGTTCTGAACAACCACGCGATGAATCAGATTGgcgagacagaagagagagagaccaggagCGTGATCACAACATGCGCCGCTGGGGCGAAGAGAGACGCAGTGATCGTTTTGAAGGAGATCGTCGAGGACCTAGAGACAGTCCAGAG cAAAGAGAAAGGAAACGACGTAATAGTGATAGATCAGAAGATGGTTATCACTCCGATGGCGACTACCCAGATCAGGATTACAGAAGAGAGCCTGGGGACGAGAAGAAAAGCAAAACCATCATGCTCTGgggtctgtctcctcatgtcacTGAAGACCAT ATTTGTTTTGCCATAGACCAGTTGGAAGGACCGCAGCCAGTGGATGTCAGgctgatgaaaaagaaaacag GTATAAGCCGTGGTTTCGCCTTCGTGGACTTTTATCACTTGCAAGATGCTACCCGATGGATGGAGACCAATCAG AAACGTCTGACCATCCAAGGCAAAAGCGTGGACATGCACTACAGCCATCCCAGAAACAAGTATGAAGACTGGCTCTGCAACACT TGTGGCCTGTACAATTTCCGGAGGAGGCTGAAGTGCTTCAGGTGTGGAGCAGCCAAAGCCG ATAGTGAAAACTGCAATAATACTGGAGTCTCTGAAACTCACCCCAACGGAGATTTCTATGGAGACA CGATCATCTTGAGAAATGTTGCTCCTCTGGCCACCGTGGACGCCATCTTGACATCCCTAGCACCATATGCTAATCTTTCATCAAACAACATTCGCCTCATTAAGGACAAGCAGACAGGCCAGAACAGAGGTTTTGCCTTTGTACAGTTGTCCTCTCCTCTG GAGGCCTCTCAGCTGCTAACCATCTTACAGGGACTGCAGCCACCTCTAAAACTGGATGGAAAAACAATTGGTGTGGATTATGCTAAGAGTGCTAGAAA GGACCTTTTACTACCTGATGGGAATCGTGTCAGTGCCTTCTCTGTGGCCAGCACAGCCATTGCTGCAGCCCAGTGGTCTTCAAGTCAG CCAAAGCAGAGCTCAGACGGAATGTCAGAGTACAGCTACCTACAAGAAGGCTATATGCCAATGTCACAG GACTACCAGGCGTACTACCAGCAAGCGGCAGCAGCCAGCACCTCCCAGGGAAATGGGATACTAGGAG CGGCCCCAGGTGTAAAGATTGTTCCAGCTGGAGTAGTTATCGCACAGGGCGCACAAGTCTACCAAGCCCATATAATCGGTCAACCTGCTGTTCAG GTATTGTCACTCGCCCAGCAGTTGGAAGCAAGAGCGCACACGGGACATCTTTCAGGCCTTGATGCTGCATCTGTGCCTGTTGGATTTGGAGCTGCTGCCAGTACATTAACAGCCTCAGGACAGACAGCTGACACCAGTGCTG TTCCTGACACTTCCACCTACCAGTATGATGAGTCCTCTGGCTTCTATTATGATCCTCAAACTGGCCTCTACTATGACCCAAACACTCAT TATTACTACAACTCTCAGACCCAGCAGTATCTGTACTGGGACAGTGAGAAACAGACGTACGTACCTGCCTCAACAGACACAAATGCTGCACTAAATGATAatgcagcagcaggcagcaaaGAATCaaaagagggaaaggaaaaaaaagaaaagcctaaAAGCAAGACTGCTCAACAG ATTGCTAAAGACATGGAACGGTGGGCTAAAAGTCTCAACAAGCACAAAGAGAACTTCAGGGGTGGCTTTCAGCCTGTTAGtcaagaagagaggaaggaggcagcAGCTGCTGATGCTGGCTACATACTGTTTGAAAAGAAG GCAGGCAGTCTAGAGAGACTCATGCCAGAGGTGCCAAGAGGCCCAGAGGAGGAGCCACCAACCAGCTCAGTCAACACTTCAAAG TGTGGTCTTGTGGCAGCCTACAGTGGAGACAGTGACCCCGAGGAAGGGGTAGCAGATTCTGATTGTGGTGATGGAGTCCAGGACAAGCTGACAGACTGGTCAAAGTTGGCCTGCTTGCTGTGTAGGAGACAGTTTCCCAACAAAGAAAGTCTAATTCGACATCAGCAGCTCTCTGACCTTCACAAG AAAAACATGGAGGTTTTCCACAGATCCAAACTGACCGAAGCAGAACTGGAAGAgttggagagaaaagaaactgaG CTAAAATATAGAGACCGTGCggctgagaggagagaaaaatatGGCATCCCCGAACCGCCAGCacccaaaaagaagaagttcAGCCAACCAGCACCTGTCAT tAACTATGAACAGCCCACTAAAGACGGCCTCAACAGTGACAATATTGGGAACAAAATGCTGCAGGCTATGGGATGGAAGGAGGGTAAAGGCCTCGGTCGCAACCAGCAGGGAATCACTGCACCAATTGAG GCACAGTTGAGAACAAAAGGAGCTGGACTTGGTACTAAAGGCACCAACTATTCCCTCTCTGCTTCGGACACGTACAAAGACGCAGTACGCAAAGCCATGTTTGCTCGCTTCACTGAATTGGAATGA